A portion of the Clostridia bacterium genome contains these proteins:
- a CDS encoding ABC-2 transporter permease, which yields MLTLVYKDLVCQKRNLWLVFAYAVLMHLAFFSLSDYGAYLAGAVAITYNLVTGQCAQEENSKADILINSLPVGRDTVVKAKYLAACAFTLLGLFASALVGSLIHYLGFDKSPADLHILVLMGAVSVFLWSVFYPVYFKFGYIKARYYNLILFLLVMFGSFQLVERFSNSWSDGWAGLATSAASSDFIPAVLLLGVSFLLGSVSMGVSLWIYRGREFS from the coding sequence ATGCTTACATTAGTGTATAAAGATCTCGTCTGTCAAAAAAGGAATCTTTGGCTGGTCTTCGCTTATGCTGTGCTGATGCATCTTGCCTTCTTCAGCCTGTCCGATTACGGTGCGTATTTAGCCGGGGCCGTGGCCATCACCTATAACTTGGTGACAGGCCAGTGTGCTCAGGAAGAGAACAGTAAAGCGGATATTTTAATCAACAGTCTACCGGTGGGGCGGGACACCGTGGTCAAAGCCAAGTATCTGGCCGCCTGTGCGTTTACATTGCTGGGCTTGTTCGCTTCCGCACTGGTGGGGAGTCTGATCCACTATTTAGGGTTTGACAAGAGCCCCGCCGACCTCCATATTCTGGTGCTCATGGGGGCCGTTTCCGTTTTCTTGTGGTCCGTGTTTTATCCCGTGTATTTCAAATTCGGATATATCAAGGCCCGGTACTACAATCTTATTCTCTTCCTGCTGGTCATGTTCGGTTCCTTCCAATTGGTGGAACGGTTTAGCAATTCTTGGAGCGACGGTTGGGCAGGTTTGGCCACCTCGGCGGCTTCGTCTGACTTCATTCCGGCCGTTCTTTTACTGGGGGTGAGCTTCTTGCTTGGCTCAGTTTCCATGGGT